From one Streptomyces sp. R41 genomic stretch:
- a CDS encoding VanZ family protein has translation MVRTALRTRAAKSGRRTSASPRESRALPLPVRLLAMLIAFAAMVAFAAALARLTLEPSPASQALVHSNFHPGRSLHAYLSQPELRDAVKQIGGNLLLGVPFGVLLPVLAPRARGILRVLALTAAVMLLVELVQGALITGRAFDIDDVILNTAGALVGYLLLGRRLGRAIHPRDRRRTRRTRRTRRGDAKA, from the coding sequence ATGGTCCGTACGGCGTTACGCACGCGTGCCGCGAAATCCGGGCGTCGGACGTCGGCGTCCCCGCGGGAGTCGAGGGCACTGCCCCTCCCCGTACGGCTGTTGGCCATGCTGATCGCCTTCGCGGCCATGGTGGCCTTCGCCGCCGCGCTGGCCCGGCTGACGCTGGAGCCGTCCCCGGCGTCACAGGCGCTGGTCCACAGCAATTTCCACCCGGGTCGGTCACTGCACGCCTACCTCTCCCAGCCGGAGCTGCGCGACGCCGTCAAGCAGATCGGCGGGAACCTGCTGCTCGGGGTGCCCTTCGGGGTGCTGCTGCCCGTGCTGGCCCCAAGGGCCCGGGGAATCCTGCGCGTTCTCGCGCTCACCGCCGCGGTCATGCTGCTCGTCGAGCTGGTCCAGGGCGCGCTCATCACCGGGCGCGCCTTCGACATCGACGACGTCATCCTCAACACGGCCGGGGCCCTGGTGGGTTATCTGCTGCTCGGGCGCCGGCTCGGCCGGGCGATACACCCGCGCGACCGTCGTCGCACCCGCCGCACCCGCCGCACCCGCCGCGGCGACGCGAAGGCCTGA
- a CDS encoding alcohol dehydrogenase, which produces MSTYRAAQVAAAGSPFEMVQREVQRPGPRHVRVAVDACGICHSDSVFVDAQVPGVRFPLVPGHEIAGHIEELGEDMQDWGWQVGDRVAVGWFGGSCGHCTPCRQGDFVVCQNLKVPGWAYDGGFAESVIAPADALARIPDALAAPDAAPLACAGVTTFNGLRRSSARPGDLVAILGIGGLGHLGVKYAAAMGFETVAIARGADKADFAKQLGAHHYIDSTAGTSVADALQSLGGAKVVLATAANSDAITATVDGLSHRGELVAIGVDAEPLGISPIQLLMSGRVVRGHPSGTAQDVQDTMAFSALHGIRPMIETVPLDQADEAYRKMMSGAARFRMVLTTG; this is translated from the coding sequence ATGAGCACTTACCGAGCCGCGCAGGTGGCCGCCGCCGGCAGTCCGTTCGAGATGGTCCAGCGCGAGGTACAGCGGCCGGGCCCCCGTCACGTACGAGTCGCGGTGGACGCGTGCGGCATCTGCCACAGCGACTCCGTCTTCGTCGACGCCCAGGTTCCGGGCGTACGGTTCCCGCTGGTTCCAGGGCATGAGATCGCCGGGCACATCGAGGAGCTCGGCGAGGACATGCAGGACTGGGGCTGGCAGGTGGGCGACCGGGTGGCGGTCGGCTGGTTCGGCGGCAGCTGCGGCCACTGCACGCCATGTCGGCAGGGCGACTTCGTCGTGTGCCAGAACCTGAAGGTCCCCGGCTGGGCGTACGACGGCGGTTTCGCCGAGTCCGTGATCGCGCCCGCCGACGCCCTCGCCCGGATCCCCGACGCGCTGGCGGCGCCTGATGCGGCACCTCTGGCCTGCGCGGGGGTGACCACCTTCAACGGGCTGCGGCGCAGCTCCGCCCGGCCGGGCGATCTGGTCGCCATTCTCGGCATCGGCGGTCTGGGCCACCTCGGGGTGAAGTACGCGGCCGCGATGGGCTTCGAGACCGTGGCCATCGCCCGTGGGGCCGACAAGGCCGACTTCGCCAAGCAGCTCGGCGCGCACCACTACATCGACAGCACGGCGGGCACGAGCGTCGCGGACGCGTTGCAGTCCCTCGGCGGCGCCAAGGTCGTCCTGGCCACGGCCGCCAACTCCGACGCCATCACGGCGACCGTGGACGGGCTGTCCCACCGGGGCGAGCTGGTGGCCATCGGCGTGGACGCGGAGCCGTTGGGTATCAGTCCGATCCAGCTGCTCATGAGCGGCAGGGTCGTCCGCGGGCACCCGTCCGGCACCGCGCAGGACGTGCAGGACACCATGGCGTTCAGCGCCCTGCACGGGATCCGGCCGATGATCGAGACCGTGCCGCTGGACCAGGCCGATGAGGCGTACCGGAAGATGATGTCCGGCGCCGCCCGCTTCCGCATGGTGCTCACCACCGGCTGA
- a CDS encoding monovalent cation/H+ antiporter complex subunit F, which yields MNGWTVAATAALGGGVGATVWGVATGPLRRRVVAQNLSTSLACPSLLLLAQGYDRPSYLDLALVLALLGPVGTLVFARLLADDLEKDPPKSPWLTYAVAGFGAVVVLVLCAVGGPGRAMVKLLVTGALLIGGNLIASRALAGGFARSRHG from the coding sequence GTGAACGGCTGGACCGTCGCGGCGACGGCCGCGCTCGGCGGGGGAGTCGGCGCCACGGTGTGGGGCGTCGCCACCGGGCCGCTGCGGCGCCGGGTCGTCGCGCAGAACCTGTCCACGTCGCTGGCCTGCCCCAGCCTGCTGCTCCTCGCTCAGGGCTACGACCGGCCGTCGTACCTCGATCTCGCCCTGGTCCTCGCGCTCCTCGGCCCGGTCGGCACCCTCGTCTTCGCCCGGCTGCTCGCCGACGACCTGGAGAAGGACCCGCCGAAATCCCCGTGGCTCACCTACGCGGTCGCCGGGTTCGGTGCCGTCGTCGTGCTCGTCCTGTGCGCGGTCGGCGGACCCGGCCGGGCGATGGTGAAGCTCCTGGTCACCGGCGCCCTGCTGATCGGCGGGAACCTCATCGCGTCACGGGCGCTGGCCGGCGGATTCGCGAGGAGCCGCCATGGATGA
- a CDS encoding hydrogenase subunit MbhD domain-containing protein, with protein sequence MDDPLIVVALLLVAACATVAVAVRDPERQALVLAVLGTTLAVLFTVLQAPDVGLSQLAVGSALTPLLLLLSVRKVRRRGRKKDKAP encoded by the coding sequence ATGGATGACCCGCTCATCGTCGTCGCGCTGCTCTTGGTGGCCGCCTGCGCCACCGTGGCCGTCGCGGTGCGCGATCCTGAGCGCCAGGCCCTCGTCCTCGCGGTCCTCGGCACGACGCTGGCCGTCCTGTTCACCGTGCTGCAAGCCCCCGACGTGGGTCTCTCCCAGCTGGCCGTGGGCTCCGCCCTGACCCCGCTCCTATTGCTGCTGTCGGTCCGCAAGGTCCGGCGACGCGGGCGGAAGAAGGACAAGGCCCCGTGA
- a CDS encoding MnhB domain-containing protein, with protein sequence MTRRVRLWILAVGGAGLATLLVAACLRLPGFGGASHPYGDRAVHASLSRRTANTIASVNFDQRAFDTLGEMSILFASVLGTVVLLRQTRDERRAKPEPAYVALPVRRYALIVLPVALLTGLYVIAHGQLSPGGGFQGGVVAATALHLLYLGADYRALERIRPVGLYEAGDALAASAYLVTGLAGLIGGAAFLANTLLPYGTFNTLSSGGTVPLLNAAIGMEVACAVVVLLARFLDQAVEIEQEGGK encoded by the coding sequence GTGACGCGGCGTGTACGGCTGTGGATCCTGGCCGTGGGCGGCGCGGGCCTCGCGACGCTGCTCGTCGCCGCCTGCCTGCGGCTGCCCGGCTTCGGCGGCGCGTCACACCCGTACGGAGACCGGGCGGTCCACGCGTCGCTGTCCCGCCGCACCGCCAACACCATCGCGTCCGTCAACTTCGACCAGCGCGCCTTCGACACGCTCGGCGAGATGAGCATCCTCTTCGCCTCCGTCCTCGGCACGGTCGTGCTGCTGCGCCAGACCCGCGACGAGCGGCGCGCGAAACCGGAACCCGCCTACGTGGCACTCCCCGTGCGCCGCTACGCGCTGATCGTCCTGCCCGTCGCCCTGCTCACCGGCCTGTACGTCATCGCCCACGGACAACTCAGCCCGGGCGGCGGCTTCCAGGGCGGCGTGGTCGCCGCGACGGCCCTGCACCTGCTGTACCTCGGCGCCGACTACCGCGCTCTGGAACGGATCCGGCCGGTCGGCCTGTACGAGGCCGGTGACGCGCTCGCCGCGTCCGCCTATCTCGTCACGGGTCTCGCGGGGCTCATCGGCGGCGCGGCGTTCCTCGCCAACACCCTGCTCCCGTACGGCACGTTCAACACCCTGTCGTCCGGCGGGACCGTCCCCCTGCTGAACGCGGCCATCGGCATGGAGGTCGCCTGCGCGGTCGTCGTACTGCTCGCCCGCTTCCTGGACCAGGCCGTGGAGATCGAACAGGAGGGCGGGAAGTGA
- a CDS encoding cation:proton antiporter subunit C translates to MSVLPYLVAVWIFLVGCYGIATSRNLIHAVGCLAVCQSATYVLLLAVGYRDGATAPVFSDVKPGSRPVVDQVVQALALTDVVVGATVTALLLALVMQISKRHGTVDPDELSELRG, encoded by the coding sequence ATGTCCGTACTGCCGTATCTCGTCGCCGTGTGGATCTTCCTCGTCGGCTGCTACGGCATCGCCACCAGCCGCAACCTCATCCACGCCGTGGGCTGCCTCGCGGTCTGCCAGTCCGCCACGTACGTCCTGCTGCTGGCCGTCGGCTACCGCGACGGCGCCACCGCGCCCGTCTTCTCCGACGTCAAGCCCGGCTCACGGCCCGTGGTGGACCAGGTCGTGCAGGCCCTCGCCCTCACCGACGTGGTCGTCGGCGCCACCGTCACCGCGCTGCTGCTCGCCCTCGTCATGCAGATCTCCAAACGGCACGGCACCGTCGACCCCGACGAACTCTCGGAGCTGCGCGGCTGA